One region of Armigeres subalbatus isolate Guangzhou_Male chromosome 3, GZ_Asu_2, whole genome shotgun sequence genomic DNA includes:
- the LOC134226906 gene encoding large ribosomal subunit protein eL6, which translates to MAPTKEKAAAVPKGEKTVKKSDGTKAKKPLSDGVTRFMKRKKNAHKKLFSIKNGKVRSEKPKVAISVVKKIGGAKNGGERTVILKKNKSYLPTKSIVKKRTGKRCFRNHKRNLRKTLKKGKILILLAGRQKGKRVVLLKALKSGLLLVTGPFAVNSCPLRRISQNYVIATKTRVNLKSYKVPKHINDTYFRRQPKKKNSRAERDIFAEKVEKYVPSEQRKTDQKKIDEAVLKAIQKHKESKIVLRYLKSMFSLRTNQFPHRMQF; encoded by the coding sequence ATGGCCCCAACTAAAGAAAAGGCCGCCGCGGTCCCAAAGGGCGAGAAAACAGTGAAAAAATCCGACGGAACCAAGGCCAAGAAGCCCCTGTCGGATGGTGTAACTCGTTTCATGAAGCGCAAGAAAAATGCGCATAAGAAATTGTTTTCTATAAAGAATGGGAAGGTGCGTTCTGAGAAGCCGAAGGTCGCCATTTCTGTTGTGAAGAAGATTGGTGGTGCCAAAAACGGAGGCGAGCGCACGGTGATCCTCAAGAAGAACAAGAGCTATCTGCCGACGAAGTCCATCGTTAAAAAGCGTACTGGTAAGCGGTGTTTCCGGAACCATAAGCGCAATTTGCGCAAGACTCTGAAGAAGGGTAAAATCCTGATCCTGCTGGCCGGTCGTCAGAAGGGAAAGCGCGTCGTCCTGCTGAAGGCTCTGAAGTCCGGACTGCTCCTGGTTACCGGACCGTTTGCTGTCAACAGCTGTCCTCTCCGTCGTATCTCCCAGAACTATGTCATCGCCACCAAAACCCGCGTCAATCTGAAGAGCTACAAGGTACCGAAGCACATCAACGATACCTACTTCCGCCGTCAGCCGAAAAAGAAGAACTCGCGGGCCGAGCGGGACATCTTCGCGGAGAAGGTGGAAAAATACGTTCCATCTGAGCAGCGCAAGACCGACCAGAAGAAAATCGACGAAGCCGTGCTGAAGGCAATCCAGAAGCACAAGGAATCGAAGATTGTTCTGCGCTACCTGAAGTCGATGTTTTCGTTGCGGACGAACCAGTTCCCGCATCGTATGCAGTTCTAA